From one Luteolibacter sp. SL250 genomic stretch:
- a CDS encoding ABC transporter ATP-binding protein: MLEIHGLKKVHRTASHELTVLRDVHLSLEEGDTLAIIGPSGSGKTTLLGLCAGLDDATAGTVKLDGQALGELSQDARAALRNRLVGFVFQSFQLIPTLTAVENVLVPLELRGESGRQKEAEELLRQVGLGDRLDHYPLQLSGGEQQRVALARAFIHRPKILFADEPTGNLDAETSGPIVEMLLRLNREAGTALVLVTHDPALAAKAHRVVKMSGGTIISEEQNAID, from the coding sequence ATCCTCGAGATCCATGGATTGAAAAAGGTCCACCGCACCGCCTCCCATGAGCTGACCGTGCTGCGGGACGTCCATCTGAGCCTGGAGGAGGGCGACACGCTCGCGATCATCGGGCCGTCAGGGAGCGGAAAGACGACCCTGTTAGGTCTCTGCGCCGGGCTGGACGATGCCACCGCCGGGACGGTGAAGCTGGACGGACAGGCGCTGGGCGAACTCTCCCAGGATGCGCGGGCCGCACTGCGGAACCGGCTGGTGGGCTTCGTCTTCCAGAGCTTCCAGCTCATCCCCACGCTGACGGCGGTGGAGAACGTGCTGGTCCCACTGGAGCTGCGCGGAGAAAGCGGAAGGCAGAAGGAGGCGGAGGAACTGCTGCGACAGGTGGGACTGGGCGACCGGCTGGACCACTATCCTTTGCAACTCTCCGGCGGGGAGCAGCAGCGCGTGGCGCTGGCGCGTGCCTTCATCCACCGGCCGAAGATCCTCTTCGCGGACGAACCGACGGGAAACCTGGATGCGGAGACGAGCGGCCCGATCGTGGAGATGCTGCTGCGCCTGAACCGGGAAGCCGGGACCGCACTGGTGCTGGTGACCCATGATCCCGCGCTGGCGGCGAAGGCGCACCGGGTGGTGAAGATGAGCGGCGGAACCATCATCTCGGAGGAACAAAATGCCATCGACTGA
- a CDS encoding FtsX-like permease family protein: protein MPSTDPRPLPGTLIGALFHLWTWKMAWRDSRTQRVRLLIFSMAIVSGIAALVAIHSLKASVQTGIGTQAKELLGSDLQVSSRSPIAEDAIARLSGRATRIARETAFPSMMIFPAGGAKLVQVRGMEGGYPFYGKVETTPADAWARLSGGSGVLVEPALLDQFQAKVGDEVKLGSLRLKVLGVIDKGAPRPSRFSGFAPEAYVRLDDLRQSGLLGTNSMATHQLHLEIPVVPSAEDLKRDIRKEFPGTPWRLETPEDRQENLGDALDLFQRFLGILALSSLALGALGVAGAVQSHVNRRIPTVAILRCLGAPGQLASAIYIAQTAALGLLGAALGAAIGVALQVGVLSAFKDSLPISVAPSPEWVVVARTGLAGFAVCCGFALIPLLKIRQVSPAATLRSGATLTGGTLRTLPVYLLLAGLMALLAFTNDPDWKRGLALIGGLAAAFLVIIGVARLLMAITRRIVRPSWPYLLRQGISNLHRPGNQTLLFLLSLGLGTFLLLTILLAGNLVQQRLSITHSAENPNLYLIDVQPDQVDGVVSLVKGQGLPVLENAPMVTMRVQAIRGVPTLKAKGVPRWVANREFRSTYRDYLNPTEKLIAGEWHKTIPEPGGPVPLSLEEKVAKDMRVNLGDAVTLDVQGVPVEAKVTSIRKVDWSRFNLNFFMIFPPGALEGAPGFNVVTTRTPDAAASGKLQRALAGEHANVTPIDLTQILETVQEILSKISLVVTILGGFTLLAGLPIVIGTLLNGRDVRLKESVLLRTLGASAKQVRSILTIEYTTLGFLSALTGVVLAAGANAALAVYVFKTSPWPDPVLIATTFGIVIVVSILGGLGLSRGVSNHPPLEILRHS, encoded by the coding sequence ATGCCATCGACTGATCCCCGTCCGCTGCCCGGCACGCTCATCGGCGCGCTGTTCCATCTGTGGACCTGGAAGATGGCGTGGCGGGACAGCCGCACCCAGCGGGTGCGCCTGCTGATTTTCTCGATGGCCATCGTTTCCGGCATCGCCGCTCTGGTGGCCATCCATTCTCTGAAAGCCAGCGTGCAGACCGGCATCGGCACGCAGGCGAAGGAACTGCTGGGCTCCGACCTCCAGGTGTCCTCCCGCTCGCCCATCGCGGAGGATGCGATCGCGCGACTGTCCGGACGGGCCACGCGGATCGCCCGCGAAACGGCATTTCCGTCGATGATGATTTTCCCCGCAGGGGGCGCGAAGCTGGTGCAGGTGCGCGGGATGGAGGGTGGTTATCCGTTCTACGGAAAGGTGGAGACGACGCCAGCGGATGCGTGGGCGCGGCTTTCCGGAGGGTCCGGCGTGCTGGTGGAGCCCGCATTGCTCGACCAGTTCCAGGCAAAGGTGGGGGACGAGGTGAAGCTGGGCAGCCTGCGGCTGAAAGTTCTGGGTGTGATCGACAAAGGTGCGCCGCGGCCCAGCCGGTTCAGCGGCTTCGCCCCGGAGGCCTACGTCCGTCTGGATGACTTGCGGCAGAGCGGCCTGCTGGGAACGAACAGCATGGCGACCCACCAGCTCCATCTGGAGATCCCCGTGGTGCCTTCCGCAGAAGATCTCAAGCGCGATATCCGCAAGGAATTCCCCGGCACACCATGGCGTCTGGAAACGCCGGAAGACCGGCAGGAGAACCTGGGCGACGCGCTGGATCTGTTCCAAAGGTTCCTCGGCATCCTCGCGCTGTCATCGCTGGCGCTGGGTGCGCTGGGCGTGGCGGGCGCGGTGCAGTCCCATGTGAACCGCCGTATCCCCACGGTGGCCATCCTGCGCTGTCTGGGCGCGCCGGGGCAGCTCGCCTCCGCCATCTACATCGCGCAGACGGCGGCGCTCGGCCTGCTGGGGGCGGCACTGGGGGCGGCCATCGGCGTGGCGCTGCAGGTCGGGGTGTTGTCCGCGTTCAAGGACAGCCTGCCCATTTCCGTGGCTCCTTCGCCGGAGTGGGTGGTGGTCGCGCGCACGGGGCTGGCCGGATTCGCCGTTTGCTGCGGCTTCGCCCTCATCCCGCTGCTGAAGATCCGGCAGGTGTCCCCCGCCGCGACGCTGCGCTCCGGTGCCACGCTCACCGGCGGCACTCTGCGGACGCTGCCCGTGTATCTGCTTCTCGCCGGTCTGATGGCGTTGCTGGCCTTCACGAATGACCCGGACTGGAAACGCGGGCTGGCGCTCATCGGCGGACTGGCGGCGGCGTTCCTCGTCATCATCGGCGTGGCACGCCTGCTGATGGCGATCACCCGTCGCATCGTCCGGCCGTCGTGGCCCTACCTGCTGCGGCAGGGCATCTCCAACCTCCACCGGCCCGGCAACCAAACGCTGCTGTTCCTGCTTTCGCTCGGCCTCGGCACATTCCTGCTGCTCACCATCCTGCTCGCCGGGAATCTGGTGCAGCAGCGGCTGAGCATCACGCACTCCGCCGAGAACCCGAACCTTTACCTGATCGACGTCCAGCCGGACCAGGTCGATGGCGTCGTTTCACTGGTGAAAGGCCAGGGACTGCCGGTGCTGGAGAATGCGCCGATGGTGACGATGCGCGTGCAGGCCATCCGTGGCGTGCCCACGCTCAAGGCGAAGGGCGTGCCGCGATGGGTGGCGAACCGTGAGTTCCGCTCCACCTACCGCGACTACCTGAATCCGACCGAAAAGCTCATCGCCGGGGAGTGGCACAAGACCATCCCCGAGCCCGGTGGACCCGTGCCGCTGTCGCTGGAAGAAAAGGTCGCCAAGGACATGCGGGTGAACCTGGGTGACGCCGTGACGCTGGACGTGCAGGGGGTTCCGGTGGAGGCGAAGGTCACCAGCATCCGCAAGGTGGACTGGAGCCGCTTCAACCTGAATTTCTTCATGATCTTCCCGCCCGGTGCGCTGGAAGGTGCGCCCGGATTCAACGTGGTCACCACCCGCACGCCGGATGCGGCGGCTTCCGGAAAACTCCAGCGCGCGCTGGCCGGGGAACATGCCAACGTCACGCCCATCGACCTCACGCAGATCCTCGAAACCGTGCAGGAGATCCTTTCGAAAATCTCCCTCGTCGTGACGATCCTCGGTGGCTTCACCCTGCTGGCCGGCCTGCCCATCGTCATCGGTACGCTGCTCAACGGACGCGACGTCCGGCTGAAGGAAAGCGTGCTGCTCCGCACGCTGGGCGCGTCCGCAAAGCAGGTCCGCTCGATCCTGACGATCGAGTACACGACGCTCGGGTTCCTCTCCGCGCTGACCGGCGTGGTGCTGGCGGCGGGCGCAAACGCGGCACTGGCGGTGTATGTCTTCAAGACTTCCCCATGGCCTGATCCTGTCCTGATCGCCACGACCTTCGGCATCGTGATCGTGGTTTCGATCCTCGGTGGACTGGGGTTGAGCCGCGGGGTGTCCAATCATCCGCCGCTGGAGATCCTGCGCCATTCCTGA
- the kdsA gene encoding 3-deoxy-8-phosphooctulonate synthase has protein sequence MFTPFQIGNVPVGGPAPFFILGPCALESEEFAWDMARSLKEIADRTGIHFIFKASFDKANRTSISSFRGPGVEEGCRILGEIGRELGVPVTTDIHNEAQAEIAAAHIDLLQIPAFLCRQTDLLEAAAKTGRAVNVKKGQFLAPLDTVNIANKLRSFGCEKFLLTERGTTFGYNNLVVDMRSLYWMREEGLPVIFDATHSVQRPGGLGGATGGDGVLAPVLARAAVATGVEGVFMEVHSDPANAMSDGPNQIPLEFIEDLLVKLISIHHASH, from the coding sequence ATGTTCACCCCTTTCCAAATCGGCAACGTCCCGGTGGGCGGCCCCGCCCCGTTTTTCATCCTCGGCCCGTGTGCGCTGGAGTCGGAGGAATTCGCCTGGGACATGGCCCGTTCTCTCAAGGAGATCGCGGACCGGACGGGCATCCACTTCATTTTCAAGGCGTCCTTCGACAAGGCGAACCGGACGTCCATCTCCTCCTTCCGCGGCCCGGGGGTGGAGGAAGGTTGCCGGATCCTCGGTGAGATCGGCCGTGAACTCGGCGTGCCGGTGACCACGGACATCCACAACGAGGCGCAGGCGGAAATCGCCGCCGCCCACATCGACCTGCTGCAGATCCCGGCGTTTCTCTGCCGCCAGACGGACCTGCTGGAAGCGGCGGCGAAGACCGGCCGGGCGGTGAACGTGAAGAAAGGGCAGTTCCTGGCCCCGCTGGACACCGTCAACATCGCCAACAAGCTGCGCTCCTTCGGCTGCGAGAAGTTCCTCCTCACCGAGCGGGGCACCACCTTCGGCTACAACAACCTGGTGGTGGACATGCGCTCGCTCTACTGGATGCGGGAGGAAGGCCTGCCGGTCATCTTCGACGCGACCCACTCCGTCCAGCGTCCCGGCGGCCTGGGCGGAGCGACCGGCGGTGACGGCGTGCTGGCCCCGGTGCTGGCCCGTGCGGCGGTGGCCACCGGCGTGGAAGGCGTATTCATGGAAGTCCACTCCGACCCCGCCAACGCGATGTCCGACGGCCCGAACCAGATCCCGCTCGAATTTATCGAAGACCTGCTCGTCAAACTGATCTCGATCCACCACGCTTCCCACTGA
- a CDS encoding ABC transporter ATP-binding protein, which translates to MSNPPLISCRGITKSYKKGTSLVTPLEKLDLDVPRGEFLALMGPSGSGKTTLLNLISGIDSPTAGTLTIGGTDISTLNRRQLTKWRAANVGYIFQLYHLVPVLTAFENVELPLLLSPLSKKERRAKVDAALSLVGLADRSHHNPGELSGGQEQRVAIARALVADPALLVADEPTGDLDRESANHILKLLRALAREHGKTIVMVTHDPNAAAAADRTLHLEKGVLLEGGDHSASAADPRSKPQDAGSNSASLHPAS; encoded by the coding sequence ATGTCCAACCCACCTCTCATTTCCTGCCGGGGGATCACCAAATCCTACAAGAAAGGCACCAGTCTGGTGACGCCTCTGGAAAAGCTGGATCTGGATGTCCCACGCGGCGAGTTCCTCGCGCTGATGGGGCCTTCCGGCTCCGGCAAGACCACCCTGCTCAACCTGATCTCGGGAATCGACTCGCCGACGGCGGGCACCCTCACCATCGGCGGCACGGACATCTCCACCCTGAACCGCCGCCAGCTCACGAAATGGCGGGCCGCCAACGTGGGTTATATTTTCCAACTCTACCATCTGGTGCCGGTGCTGACCGCCTTCGAGAATGTGGAGCTGCCGCTGCTGCTTTCCCCGCTGTCGAAAAAGGAGCGCCGCGCGAAGGTGGACGCCGCGCTTTCGCTGGTCGGCCTGGCGGACCGCAGCCACCACAACCCGGGTGAACTGTCCGGCGGGCAGGAGCAGCGCGTTGCCATCGCACGCGCGCTGGTCGCGGACCCCGCGCTGCTGGTCGCGGACGAACCGACCGGCGACCTCGACCGGGAATCCGCCAACCACATCCTCAAGCTGCTCCGTGCGCTGGCTCGGGAACATGGCAAGACCATCGTGATGGTCACCCATGACCCGAACGCGGCGGCGGCGGCGGATCGTACGCTGCACCTGGAGAAGGGTGTGCTGCTGGAAGGTGGCGATCACTCCGCATCTGCCGCCGATCCAAGATCCAAGCCACAGGATGCGGGATCAAACTCCGCATCCCTCCATCCTGCATCCTGA
- a CDS encoding ABC transporter permease, translating to MLSLIPLAWKQLSRHRLRTLLTILGVASGMFLFTAVETLQRSLAAATEETAADTTLVVYRENRFCPATSRLPEHYVDEIRRIPGVREAIPIQIIVNNCGASLDVITFRGVPEGQLEKFAPEIKITEGSQSEFDKRDDGALLGEQFARRRGLKPGDKFDAVGITVHVAGIITSPFSQDNNVAYVKLPFLQQASRTGLGVVTQFNVRVETSADLKPVSKAIDERFKSDQQPTNTRPEKAFFAETAGQLIELIGFTRWLGLGAVVAVIGLVANSILLVVRGRVKENAVLRTLGYPSRAILFLVMSEGGLLGLLGGFTGTALAWGFLRWQSFTLGSEGHTLAVRPDLTTAAYAVAAALALGVIASIYPAFQAMRQPIVKSLRS from the coding sequence ATGCTTTCCCTCATCCCACTTGCCTGGAAGCAGCTCAGCCGCCACCGGCTGCGGACGCTGCTGACCATCCTCGGCGTGGCCTCCGGCATGTTCCTCTTCACCGCGGTGGAGACGCTGCAGCGCTCGCTCGCCGCCGCCACGGAGGAGACCGCGGCGGACACCACCTTGGTCGTCTATCGGGAAAACCGCTTCTGCCCCGCGACCTCACGGCTGCCGGAACACTACGTGGATGAGATCCGCCGCATCCCCGGAGTGCGGGAGGCCATCCCGATCCAGATCATCGTCAACAACTGCGGGGCGAGTCTGGACGTGATCACTTTCCGCGGGGTGCCGGAGGGCCAGCTCGAAAAATTCGCGCCTGAAATCAAGATCACCGAAGGTTCCCAGTCGGAGTTCGACAAGCGGGATGACGGGGCCTTGCTCGGTGAACAATTCGCCCGCCGCCGCGGCCTGAAACCGGGTGACAAGTTCGATGCCGTGGGCATCACGGTTCATGTGGCCGGCATCATCACCAGTCCCTTTTCCCAGGACAACAACGTGGCCTATGTGAAGCTGCCTTTCCTCCAGCAGGCGTCCCGCACCGGTCTGGGCGTGGTGACCCAGTTCAATGTCCGGGTCGAGACCTCCGCGGATCTGAAGCCGGTCTCCAAGGCCATCGACGAACGGTTCAAGTCCGACCAACAACCGACGAATACCCGTCCGGAGAAAGCCTTCTTCGCGGAGACGGCGGGGCAGCTCATCGAGCTGATCGGCTTCACCCGGTGGCTCGGGCTGGGAGCGGTGGTCGCGGTCATCGGCCTGGTGGCGAACTCGATCCTGCTGGTGGTCCGCGGCCGGGTGAAGGAGAACGCGGTGCTCCGCACGCTGGGCTATCCCTCCCGCGCCATCCTTTTCCTGGTGATGAGTGAAGGAGGGCTGCTGGGCCTGCTGGGAGGGTTCACCGGCACGGCGCTGGCCTGGGGGTTCCTGCGCTGGCAGAGCTTCACCCTGGGCAGCGAGGGCCACACTCTGGCCGTCCGACCGGATCTCACCACCGCCGCGTATGCCGTCGCGGCGGCCCTGGCGCTGGGGGTGATCGCCTCGATCTATCCCGCGTTCCAGGCGATGCGGCAACCGATAGTCAAAAGCCTCAGAAGCTGA
- a CDS encoding FtsX-like permease family protein, whose product MLPLTYAIRNLFRDKSRLAQTVGGSALVVLLVMAAAALNGGMKQVLSASGSARNAILLGAGSEESIQRSEIAERTAGIASAAVAGVSQTLGSPAVSTEIHYMTYLEVAGKSKAQALFRGVTPAALQVHPEVRLLEGTFPQAGEVMVGKLAFRKLGLKPGDLTPGTSALLDGSHVTISGVFAAPGTVMESEIWAPLSDIRMLAQRETVSCVVLRLDDPDDFAEADLFSKQRLDLELTALRESDYYAHLANFFKPLRIMTWITAGLVAAGAIFGGLNTLYAAFASRIKELATLQAIGYTRTAILASLIQESVLASLTGTLVASAAALVLLDGRTIPFSIGAFTVTITPGIALLGIVTGVLLGIVGALPPAFRCLKPPLPSALRS is encoded by the coding sequence ATGCTCCCCCTCACCTACGCCATCCGGAACCTGTTCCGTGACAAGTCCCGCCTCGCACAGACCGTCGGCGGGAGCGCTCTCGTCGTGCTGCTGGTGATGGCAGCGGCCGCGCTCAACGGAGGGATGAAGCAGGTGCTGTCCGCCTCCGGTTCCGCACGCAACGCGATCCTGCTGGGAGCGGGCAGCGAGGAGTCCATCCAGCGCAGCGAGATCGCCGAACGCACGGCGGGCATTGCCAGCGCGGCGGTGGCCGGGGTTTCGCAGACGCTGGGAAGTCCCGCTGTCTCGACGGAGATCCACTACATGACCTACCTGGAAGTGGCGGGTAAATCCAAGGCACAGGCGCTGTTCCGCGGGGTCACTCCGGCGGCCCTTCAGGTGCACCCGGAAGTGCGCCTGCTGGAAGGCACTTTCCCCCAAGCCGGGGAGGTGATGGTAGGCAAGCTGGCCTTCCGCAAGCTGGGACTGAAGCCCGGAGATCTCACCCCGGGGACGTCCGCGCTGCTCGACGGCTCCCATGTGACCATTTCCGGGGTTTTCGCCGCACCAGGCACGGTGATGGAATCGGAGATCTGGGCACCGCTGTCCGACATCCGGATGCTGGCACAGCGCGAGACGGTGTCCTGCGTGGTGCTGCGGCTGGATGATCCGGATGACTTCGCCGAGGCGGATCTGTTTTCCAAACAGCGGCTTGATCTGGAACTGACCGCACTGCGGGAGTCCGACTACTACGCCCACCTTGCGAACTTTTTCAAACCTCTGCGGATCATGACATGGATCACCGCCGGGCTGGTCGCCGCCGGGGCGATTTTCGGCGGGCTGAACACGCTCTACGCGGCCTTTGCCTCGCGCATCAAGGAACTGGCGACGCTCCAGGCCATCGGCTACACGCGCACGGCCATCCTCGCGAGCCTGATCCAGGAAAGCGTGCTTGCCAGCCTCACCGGCACGCTCGTCGCGTCAGCGGCGGCTCTGGTGCTGCTGGATGGCCGGACGATCCCGTTTTCCATCGGCGCATTCACTGTCACCATCACCCCCGGCATCGCCCTGCTGGGTATCGTCACGGGAGTGCTGCTCGGCATCGTCGGGGCATTGCCTCCCGCTTTCCGCTGTCTGAAGCCTCCTCTACCAAGCGCCCTGCGCTCATAA
- a CDS encoding efflux RND transporter periplasmic adaptor subunit: MSEIHSQLSTLSQPAAPEAGGAARARRTALLLPLAILAGFALLFLLLFRDRLVPATAVRVTPAIAVEEKSSAASPAPTKSGRMLFQASGWIEPDPLPTKATSLTDGVVEQVNVLEGQQVKKGDLLATLIDADAKLEVAEATAGHEMAKAEFDAHCANTQIILSQLEAERAGQAADQANADEAAERLRRFEQAETSAVELERINARFENSRRQSALTARKAKIEEMTHQLTKIAYEAAAMQAKVHTAEATLGKAKLTLSRTRITAPVDGRVLRLTAAPGQKKMLIMEEEDSSTIAVLYDPAHLQVRVDVPLADAAGLSVGQKTKVRCNLLPDQIFEGEVTRITGEADLQRNTLQAKVRITAPDDRLRPEMLCRVEFLDTATVSGPSGEATSVAVYVPDSALKEGAVWVCDPDTKRASRRQVVSSGNRENLHRIDQGILPGEWVILDPSGLRENQRLHPRQEP; this comes from the coding sequence ATGTCTGAAATCCATTCCCAACTTTCCACACTGAGCCAACCGGCGGCGCCTGAGGCCGGCGGAGCCGCCCGTGCGCGCCGCACCGCCCTGCTCCTCCCGCTGGCCATCCTGGCGGGCTTCGCGCTCCTTTTCCTTCTTCTCTTCCGTGACCGGCTGGTCCCGGCGACCGCCGTGCGGGTCACTCCGGCGATCGCGGTCGAGGAGAAATCCTCCGCAGCCTCCCCTGCTCCCACGAAATCCGGAAGGATGCTTTTCCAGGCGTCCGGCTGGATCGAGCCGGATCCCCTGCCGACCAAGGCCACTTCCCTGACCGATGGGGTGGTGGAACAGGTGAACGTCCTGGAAGGCCAACAGGTGAAGAAAGGGGATCTGCTGGCCACCCTGATCGATGCGGACGCCAAGCTGGAAGTGGCGGAAGCCACCGCCGGACATGAAATGGCGAAGGCCGAGTTCGACGCGCACTGCGCGAACACGCAGATCATCCTGTCGCAACTGGAGGCGGAAAGAGCCGGCCAGGCCGCCGACCAGGCGAATGCGGACGAAGCGGCGGAACGGCTCCGCAGGTTCGAGCAAGCGGAGACGAGCGCCGTGGAACTGGAGCGGATCAACGCCCGGTTCGAGAACTCCCGCCGCCAGTCCGCCCTCACCGCCCGCAAGGCGAAGATCGAGGAGATGACCCACCAACTGACGAAGATCGCCTACGAGGCGGCGGCGATGCAGGCGAAAGTCCACACCGCCGAAGCAACGCTGGGGAAGGCGAAGCTCACGCTTTCCCGCACCCGCATCACCGCGCCCGTCGATGGACGGGTGCTCAGGCTGACCGCCGCCCCCGGACAGAAGAAAATGCTGATCATGGAGGAGGAGGACAGCTCGACCATCGCGGTGCTTTACGATCCGGCCCACCTCCAGGTGCGGGTGGATGTGCCATTGGCGGATGCCGCGGGACTCAGCGTGGGCCAGAAGACAAAGGTGCGCTGCAACCTGCTGCCGGACCAGATCTTCGAAGGCGAGGTGACCCGCATCACCGGAGAGGCGGATCTCCAGCGGAACACGCTGCAAGCGAAGGTGCGCATCACCGCACCGGATGACCGCCTGCGGCCGGAGATGCTCTGCCGTGTCGAATTCCTGGATACCGCGACGGTATCCGGCCCCTCCGGTGAAGCGACCTCCGTCGCGGTCTACGTCCCGGACAGCGCGCTGAAGGAAGGCGCGGTGTGGGTCTGTGATCCGGACACAAAACGCGCGTCCCGCAGGCAGGTTGTCTCCTCCGGCAACCGGGAAAATCTCCACCGCATCGACCAGGGCATCCTCCCTGGTGAATGGGTGATCCTCGATCCATCCGGCCTGAGGGAGAACCAGCGTCTCCACCCGCGGCAAGAACCCTGA
- the lptB gene encoding LPS export ABC transporter ATP-binding protein: MHDPGSTCSNAKDSLLFASGLRKTYSGRAVVDGVSISVKPREIVGLLGPNGAGKTTSFYMIAGLVPPDAGSVSFNGHDISRLPMHRRARLGLGYLPQEESVFRKLSVLDNLLAILETRPNLNRKQRLERAHDLLERFKISKLEKSLAITLSGGEKRRLAIARSLCTDPSLLMLDEPFAGIDPIAVEDIQRIVRELREKDGLAILITDHSVRETLTITDRAFLIHDGRVILEGASDELVNDPIARKYYLGEGFSM, translated from the coding sequence ATGCACGATCCCGGCTCGACCTGCTCCAACGCCAAGGACTCCCTGCTTTTCGCCTCCGGGCTGCGCAAGACCTACTCGGGCCGCGCGGTGGTGGATGGTGTCTCCATCTCGGTGAAACCCCGCGAGATCGTCGGCCTGCTGGGTCCCAACGGCGCGGGCAAGACGACCTCCTTCTACATGATCGCCGGGCTGGTCCCGCCGGACGCGGGGTCCGTGAGCTTCAACGGCCACGATATTTCCCGCCTGCCGATGCACCGCCGCGCGCGGCTGGGCCTGGGCTACCTGCCGCAGGAGGAATCGGTCTTCCGCAAGCTCTCCGTCCTGGACAACCTGTTGGCCATCCTGGAAACGCGCCCGAACCTGAACCGCAAACAACGGCTCGAGCGGGCGCACGACCTGCTGGAGCGGTTCAAGATTTCCAAGCTGGAAAAGTCGTTGGCGATCACCCTCTCCGGTGGTGAGAAGCGCCGCCTGGCCATCGCCCGTTCGCTCTGCACGGATCCGTCTTTGCTGATGCTGGACGAACCCTTCGCAGGCATCGACCCGATCGCGGTGGAAGACATCCAGCGGATCGTCCGCGAACTGCGGGAAAAGGATGGCCTGGCCATCCTGATCACGGACCACTCCGTGCGGGAAACACTGACCATCACCGACCGGGCGTTCCTGATCCATGACGGACGCGTGATCCTGGAGGGTGCCTCCGATGAACTGGTGAACGACCCGATCGCCCGGAAATACTACCTGGGCGAAGGCTTCAGCATGTGA
- a CDS encoding HAD family hydrolase, which translates to MAIAAVLFDFDGVLVDTEWAIYDAWHRTFISNGHPLPLEIYTQCIGSDFATWSPKTHLEELTGSSFDWHDLDRRRQEEIVRDLADEGPMPGAVALLGKLKARGIRTAVVSSSSHHWVDGWLERLDLTGWFETVVCRGDAERIKPAPDLYLEAVRRLGLAAEECLVIEDSLNGIKAANAAGIPVWAVPNRVTACLDFSLATRVCASLDEIAAAF; encoded by the coding sequence ATGGCGATTGCGGCGGTATTGTTCGATTTCGATGGGGTGCTCGTGGACACGGAGTGGGCGATCTATGATGCGTGGCACCGCACTTTTATTTCAAATGGTCATCCGCTGCCGCTGGAAATCTACACCCAGTGCATCGGATCGGACTTCGCTACCTGGTCGCCGAAGACGCACCTTGAGGAACTCACCGGCAGTTCGTTCGACTGGCATGACCTCGACCGGCGGCGCCAGGAGGAGATCGTCCGTGACCTGGCGGATGAGGGGCCCATGCCCGGTGCCGTGGCATTGCTCGGAAAGCTGAAGGCACGGGGCATCCGTACCGCCGTGGTTTCCAGTTCCTCCCACCACTGGGTGGACGGCTGGCTGGAGCGGCTGGACCTCACGGGCTGGTTCGAGACGGTCGTCTGCCGCGGGGATGCGGAGCGGATCAAGCCCGCGCCGGACCTCTATCTGGAAGCCGTCCGCCGGCTTGGTCTCGCGGCGGAGGAATGCCTCGTCATCGAGGACTCCCTCAACGGCATCAAGGCGGCGAATGCGGCGGGCATCCCCGTCTGGGCGGTGCCGAACCGCGTCACCGCCTGCCTCGACTTCTCCCTGGCGACGCGCGTCTGCGCCTCACTGGACGAAATCGCGGCCGCCTTCTGA
- a CDS encoding arylesterase, with protein sequence MAWMKWLALALLVVIGTGAGVSTAAAQNANGGKKRLVVLGDSITAGYGLDGGTSEAYPALIQKKIDDAGLAWTVANAGVSGDTTAGGLRRIDWALGKDGADVLLIALGGNDGLRGISPEQTEKNLLGIVAKARAKNPAMKIAIAGMQMPANMGQDYTDSFKAVFPKVAEAEKATLIPFLLEGVGGDPELNQDDRIHPTAEGQKIIAGNVWEKLQTLL encoded by the coding sequence ATGGCATGGATGAAATGGCTGGCGTTGGCGTTGCTGGTGGTGATCGGAACGGGCGCGGGAGTATCCACCGCAGCGGCGCAAAATGCAAACGGCGGAAAAAAGCGCCTCGTCGTCCTCGGTGACAGCATCACTGCCGGCTACGGCCTCGACGGCGGCACCTCGGAAGCCTATCCGGCCCTCATCCAGAAAAAGATCGATGACGCGGGCCTTGCCTGGACCGTCGCCAATGCCGGAGTCAGCGGTGACACCACCGCAGGCGGCCTGCGCCGGATCGACTGGGCGCTCGGAAAGGATGGTGCCGACGTCCTGCTCATCGCTCTCGGCGGCAACGACGGCCTGCGCGGCATCTCCCCGGAACAAACGGAGAAGAACCTGCTGGGCATCGTCGCCAAGGCGCGCGCGAAGAACCCGGCCATGAAGATCGCCATCGCCGGCATGCAGATGCCCGCCAACATGGGTCAGGACTACACCGACTCATTCAAGGCCGTGTTCCCGAAGGTGGCGGAGGCGGAGAAGGCTACCCTGATCCCTTTCCTGTTGGAAGGCGTCGGCGGTGATCCGGAGCTGAATCAGGACGACCGCATCCACCCCACCGCCGAGGGACAGAAGATCATCGCCGGTAACGTTTGGGAGAAATTGCAGACGCTCCTGTGA